The following is a genomic window from Halobacterium sp. R2-5.
TCGCGTTCGTGTTCTCCGTGTCGCCGACGAGCAGCTCGTCGCCGACCGTGACCACCGCTACCTGCATACCCACGCGTAAGCGGCGGGGCGGGAAAAGGGAACGGGGTTACTTCTCGTAGTCGAGGCCGGACTGCTCGCGCTCGCGTTCGAGCCGCCGGATGCGCAGCCGGTAGTAGACGACGCCGCCGACAGTGAGCACGCCGAGCACCGCGAGGATCGCGGCGAAGATCTGGAGGTCGCGCTGGAGGTAGTACTCCACGCTGATGGTGGCACTGGACAGCGAATCCCACGCCAGGTGGACGCGGTTGTCCTCGACGGACTTCTCGTAGCCGCCCGGCGAGACGTCCCCGAACACCGGGAACGAGACGCGCATCCCCGGCGGCAGCACGACCTCGTGGGACCCCTCGAAGTCGAGGGGGGCGCTCACCGACCGGGAGCCCGCGGGCGCGCTGTACGCGAACGTGCCGTTCTCGGCGGGCAGGTCGACGACGGTGCGCTGGTTCTGCGTGGAGACGCCGATGGCGTCGGCGCCGACGACGGTGCCGTTCTCGTAGCGGAACTGCACCGCCGAGATCGGGAGCGGGTTCCGGCCGCCGAACCCGCTCGTCGACGCGAGGCGGACGCGCTCGGTGTCGTTGACGTCCGCGACGGTCTGGTACTGTTCGCCCGTGACGGTCACCGTGACGTCGGCGTCCCCCTCCCAGTCGTAGGTCGCGTTCTGTTCGAGTTGCTGGTCGCTGGGCGCGGGCGTGCCGCCGAGCCCGGTGCCGGCGCAGCCGGCGAGCACGGCGAGGAGGAGGACGCCGACCGCCAGCTTGAGTTTGCTCATGGAACGACTGCGAGCAGCTCCGAGGGGAGGTACTCTCCGATGGCCGCGAGCAGCCCCGGCGGGTCCGTGTCCTCGCGGCAGACGATGCTCTGTTCGAGCAGGCCGAGGCGTTCGACCGTGACGATGTCGCGGGCGTGGCCGGCGCGGTTGACCGTCGCGCGAACCTCGCCGCGGGTCGCGCTGTTGACGTTCAGCCGGCCGGTGCCCCGCGTCCAGTCGTAGAGCCGGTCGCGCTCGTCGTCGGCGAGCGCGGGCGTGTCGCCGTACGTGAACCGCAGGGGAACGTGCTGGACGAGTCCGAACCGCTCGCGAATCTGGGCGGGCGACCCCGGGCCGAGTCCGAGTTCGTCGGCGGGCACGAGTACTTCCTCGCCCGCGTCGAGCACGAACCCGTCGTCGTCCCAGGACTCAAGCGTGCCGACGTACGTCTCGCCGTCCTCGAAGCCCGCCGTGATTTCGCCCCACGTCTCCGCGAGAACGTTCCGCGCGGCGACCTCGTCGGGGCCCTCCAGGGTCACGGTCGGGAAGTCGTCGTGGCGCACCCCGACGTCGAAGTCGACGTCGAGGTCGCCGACGTCGTTGTCGACCTGCGAGGTGAGGCTGTCGAGCGCGCGCTCGCGCGCCTCTCCCTCGACGTACAGCTTGGTCGCGAGGACGACCATCAGGCCCTCACGCCGAGTTCCGAGCGGAGGTTCTCGATGCGCTCGTCCATCGCCTCGACGAGGTCGGTGTTCTCCATCGCCTCGACGGGCGACCCGCACTCGGGACACTCGAAGCCGAGGTCCATCGCTTCGCCGAACTCGAAGCGAATCGAGCACACCTCACAGAGGTAGAACTCGTTGTTCAGCTCGTACTCGCGGCGCTCGGCGAGCGCCTCCAGCAGGCGGTCCATCTCCTCGCGGAGGTTCTCGGGGACGTTGTCGTACTCGAACGTCCAGAGGTACGTGAGCCAGCCGGAGTCCTCGTCGCGGACGCGGCGGTAGGTCGCGAGGTCGTTCTCGTAGAGGATGAACAGCGCCCGGCGCACGTCGTTCAGTTCGAGCCCGAGCCGCTCGGCGAGCTCCTCGTCGGTCACTTCGCCGTCCGGCGGGGACACCGCCACCGGCATCCCCTTCGGACCGACCAGCTCGTGGAGGTACTTCTGAACCACGGGGTCGTCGAGTAGCTCCTCAAAAGCCATTGGGTGAAAAGGGGTCCGCGCCGGCATTAAGTCTTGTCACTCCCCCGTCTGACGGTCGCGCCGTCAGTCCTCGGGCAGCACCTTTCCGGGGTTGAGCACGCCGTTCGGGTCGAAGCACTCCTTCACGCGACCCATCAGGTCGACCGCGCCGTCGCCGTGCTCGGAGCGGACGAACTTCCGCTTCGTGTTCCCGATGCCGTGCTCGGCCGTACACGTGCCGCCCAGCTCGATGGCTCGCCCGACGATGTCCTCGGCGACCGCCTCGCCGCGTCCGACCATCTCGGCGTCCGCGGGGTCGACGAGCACGTCGAAGTGGACGTTGCCGTCGCCGACGTGTCCGAACGACGGCGCGAGCAGGTCCGCCTCGGCGGCGCGCTCGTGGATGTACGCCACCAGCTCCGTGAACTCGCTCGGCGGCACCGCGACGTCCCCGGAGTGCGCGGACACGAGGTCGGGGTCGTGCTGGACGGTGGCCTCCGGGAGCTCCTCCCGCAACTCCCAGAGCTCGCTCATCTCCGCTTCGCCGACGGTCTCGAACGAGATGGGGTCGTGGTCGGCGAACACGCCCTCGCAGAACTCGATCTCCGCATCGACGCCGTGGTTGCGGTGGAACTCCAGGAACACCATCGGGCGGTCGGGCAGGTCGGTTCCCAGGAAGTCGTTGGTGATGCGCGCGCAGTGCTCGTCGACGAGCTCCATCGACGCCACGTCGACGCCCGAGCGCCGGGCGTCCGCGACCGCGGCCGCGGCGTCCGCGACGGACTCGAAGACCGCGCGCCCGCCGCGAATCTGCTCGGGGATGCCGGCGGTTTCGAGCGTGACTCGCGTCACCACCGCGAGCGTCCCCTCGCTGCCGACGACGAGGTCCCGGAGGTTGTACCCCGAGGAAGACTTCACCGCGCGCGTGCCCGCCGTGAAGACGGTGCCGTCGCCGGCGACGGCCTCGATCTCCCGCACCCAGTCGCCGACCGTCCCGTACTTTACCGTGCGCCGGCCGGAGGCGTCCGTCGACACCATCCCGCCGACCGACGCCATCGCGCCCGACGTCGGCAGCGGCGGGAAGAACTGGCCGTAGCGCTCGACCGCCTCGTCCACGTCGGTCCCGACGACGCCCGGCTGGACATCCACCTGGAAGTCGTCCGGGCGCGCGTCCAGAATCTCGTCCATCCGCGTCGTGTCGAGGCTCACGCCGCCCCGCGCGGGGACGGCGTTGCCGGCGACGCCCGTGCCGGCGCCGTACGGCGTCACGGGCACGCCTGCTTCGTTCGCGCGTTCGAGCACGGCGGCGACATCCTCGGTCGACTCCGGCCAGACGACCGCGCCCGGCGTGACGCCGTCCTCGTCCGCGGTTCCCCAGTCAGTCGACCGCTGGGACCGGTCCGCGCCCGCGACTGACCACTGGTCGGCGGCGAGCGGCAGTGACTCGCAGAACTCCTGCATACCCGGTGTCTGTCCGGCTCCCAGTTAAGCGGTCGGTCGCCGGCAGCGGTCAGTCCGCCGCCGCAGCGCCGGCGTCAGCGGTCCGGTCGTCCTGCCACGTGAAGTAGCTCGCGAGCGCGGGGCCGCTGACGTTGTGCCAGACGCTGAACAGCGCGGGGATGAGCGCGGCCGCCGGCTCGAACAGCGACGCCGCGAGCGCCACCGCGAGTCCGCTGTTCTGGAGACCGACCTCGAACGTCGTCGTGCGAACGCGATCCTCGGACATGCCGAACGCGCGACCGACGCCGTAGCCCGCGCCGAGGCCGATGCCGTTGTGGATGACGACTGC
Proteins encoded in this region:
- a CDS encoding DUF5803 family protein codes for the protein MSKLKLAVGVLLLAVLAGCAGTGLGGTPAPSDQQLEQNATYDWEGDADVTVTVTGEQYQTVADVNDTERVRLASTSGFGGRNPLPISAVQFRYENGTVVGADAIGVSTQNQRTVVDLPAENGTFAYSAPAGSRSVSAPLDFEGSHEVVLPPGMRVSFPVFGDVSPGGYEKSVEDNRVHLAWDSLSSATISVEYYLQRDLQIFAAILAVLGVLTVGGVVYYRLRIRRLEREREQSGLDYEK
- a CDS encoding FAD-binding oxidoreductase — protein: MQEFCESLPLAADQWSVAGADRSQRSTDWGTADEDGVTPGAVVWPESTEDVAAVLERANEAGVPVTPYGAGTGVAGNAVPARGGVSLDTTRMDEILDARPDDFQVDVQPGVVGTDVDEAVERYGQFFPPLPTSGAMASVGGMVSTDASGRRTVKYGTVGDWVREIEAVAGDGTVFTAGTRAVKSSSGYNLRDLVVGSEGTLAVVTRVTLETAGIPEQIRGGRAVFESVADAAAAVADARRSGVDVASMELVDEHCARITNDFLGTDLPDRPMVFLEFHRNHGVDAEIEFCEGVFADHDPISFETVGEAEMSELWELREELPEATVQHDPDLVSAHSGDVAVPPSEFTELVAYIHERAAEADLLAPSFGHVGDGNVHFDVLVDPADAEMVGRGEAVAEDIVGRAIELGGTCTAEHGIGNTKRKFVRSEHGDGAVDLMGRVKECFDPNGVLNPGKVLPED
- a CDS encoding DUF2110 family protein, which codes for MVVLATKLYVEGEARERALDSLTSQVDNDVGDLDVDFDVGVRHDDFPTVTLEGPDEVAARNVLAETWGEITAGFEDGETYVGTLESWDDDGFVLDAGEEVLVPADELGLGPGSPAQIRERFGLVQHVPLRFTYGDTPALADDERDRLYDWTRGTGRLNVNSATRGEVRATVNRAGHARDIVTVERLGLLEQSIVCREDTDPPGLLAAIGEYLPSELLAVVP
- the tfe gene encoding transcription factor E, whose protein sequence is MAFEELLDDPVVQKYLHELVGPKGMPVAVSPPDGEVTDEELAERLGLELNDVRRALFILYENDLATYRRVRDEDSGWLTYLWTFEYDNVPENLREEMDRLLEALAERREYELNNEFYLCEVCSIRFEFGEAMDLGFECPECGSPVEAMENTDLVEAMDERIENLRSELGVRA